Proteins encoded in a region of the Streptomyces akebiae genome:
- the purS gene encoding phosphoribosylformylglycinamidine synthase subunit PurS — protein sequence MARVVVDVMLKPEILDPQGQAVQRALPRLGFEGVSDVRQGKRFELEVDGPVDDAALARIHELAESFLANTVIEDFTVKVEEVAEVGK from the coding sequence GTGGCACGCGTCGTAGTCGACGTCATGCTCAAGCCGGAGATCCTCGACCCCCAGGGCCAGGCGGTGCAGCGCGCGCTGCCGCGCCTCGGTTTCGAGGGCGTCTCCGACGTACGTCAGGGAAAGCGATTCGAACTGGAAGTTGACGGACCGGTGGACGACGCCGCGCTCGCCCGCATCCACGAGCTGGCGGAATCCTTCCTCGCCAACACCGTGATCGAGGACTTCACCGTCAAGGTGGAGGAAGTCGCGGAGGTCGGAAAGTGA
- a CDS encoding ABC transporter ATP-binding protein, protein MKTNGHEDVNTHDHGKVIEVTDLRRVYGGGFEAVRGITFSVGRGELFALLGTNGAGKTSTVELLEGLAPPSGGRVRVLGHDPYGERAAVRPRIGVMLQEGGFPSELTVAETVRMWAGCTSGARPVGEALEVVGLGRRAGVRVKQLSGGEKRRLDLALALLGRPEVLFLDEPTTGLDAEGRQDTWELVRELRDAGTTVLLTTHYLEEAEDLADRLAILHEGTVAATGTPAEVTASQPSRISFELPTGYFLGDLPPLGELGVTGHEENDRMVVLRTNELQRAATGLLLWAERAQVELRRLEVRSASLEEAFLRIARETAAAEAARAGAGAGAEPGTGTGAGGRGPGVGKGRRAGTGAGSATDSGLLSGTGTRKDGMTA, encoded by the coding sequence ATGAAGACGAACGGGCACGAGGACGTGAACACTCACGATCACGGGAAAGTGATCGAGGTCACCGACCTGCGGCGCGTGTACGGGGGCGGTTTCGAGGCCGTACGGGGGATCACGTTCTCCGTCGGCCGGGGAGAACTCTTCGCACTCCTCGGCACCAACGGTGCGGGGAAGACCTCGACGGTCGAACTGCTGGAGGGGCTCGCGCCGCCGTCCGGCGGCCGGGTGCGGGTTCTCGGGCACGACCCCTACGGGGAGCGCGCGGCCGTACGCCCCCGTATCGGAGTGATGCTGCAGGAGGGCGGCTTCCCCTCCGAGCTGACCGTCGCGGAGACGGTACGGATGTGGGCCGGCTGCACCAGCGGGGCGCGTCCCGTCGGCGAGGCGCTGGAGGTCGTCGGGCTCGGGCGGCGGGCCGGCGTACGGGTCAAGCAGTTGTCCGGGGGCGAGAAGCGGCGCCTCGACCTGGCACTCGCGCTCCTCGGGCGCCCCGAGGTGCTGTTCCTGGACGAGCCGACCACCGGGCTCGACGCGGAGGGCCGCCAGGACACCTGGGAGTTGGTGCGGGAGTTGCGCGACGCGGGGACGACCGTGCTGCTCACCACGCACTACCTGGAGGAGGCGGAGGACCTGGCCGACCGGCTCGCCATCCTCCACGAGGGGACCGTCGCCGCGACCGGCACCCCGGCCGAGGTGACCGCCTCCCAGCCCTCCCGCATCTCCTTCGAACTGCCCACCGGGTACTTCCTCGGCGACCTGCCGCCGCTCGGCGAACTCGGCGTCACCGGACACGAGGAGAACGACCGCATGGTGGTGCTGCGCACGAACGAACTGCAACGGGCGGCCACCGGGCTGCTGCTCTGGGCCGAGCGGGCCCAGGTCGAACTGCGCCGGCTGGAGGTGCGGTCCGCCTCGCTGGAGGAGGCGTTCCTGCGGATCGCGCGGGAGACGGCGGCGGCGGAGGCGGCGCGTGCGGGTGCGGGTGCGGGTGCGGAACCAGGCACGGGTACGGGAGCCGGTGGCCGGGGTCCGGGGGTCGGCAAGGGCCGGCGCGCCGGGACGGGAGCCGGATCCGCTACGGACTCGGGACTCCTTTCGGGCACGGGAACACGCAAGGACGGGATGACGGCATGA
- a CDS encoding maleylpyruvate isomerase family mycothiol-dependent enzyme, which translates to MPPARKRPRAYDPAKTRKAVLAQFGHVRGAVGALTDEQLALPTRLGAWTVRDLAAHLTMAVESVPRALARPEPPKAELNALDYASATAAHAGAVAEGSHGLAEATPDLVALYAGVEQRITDALAATPQGRIIDTRAGGMLLDDYLLTRAIELVVHTDDLNAAVPALDVPYDRHALATCVRLLADTLAARAPGGSTEVRIPPYAVVQCVEGPRHTRGTPPNVVETDPLTWIRLATGRVEWGAALEEAEVSASGERADLSGLLPLMR; encoded by the coding sequence ATGCCGCCCGCCAGGAAACGCCCCCGCGCCTACGACCCCGCCAAGACCCGCAAGGCCGTCCTGGCCCAGTTCGGGCACGTTCGGGGGGCCGTGGGCGCCCTCACCGACGAGCAGCTCGCGCTGCCGACCCGGCTCGGCGCGTGGACGGTCCGGGACCTGGCCGCGCACCTCACCATGGCCGTGGAGAGCGTCCCCCGTGCCCTGGCACGCCCCGAGCCCCCGAAGGCCGAGCTGAACGCGCTCGACTACGCCTCCGCGACCGCCGCCCACGCCGGTGCCGTCGCCGAGGGCAGCCACGGCCTGGCGGAGGCCACCCCGGACCTCGTCGCCCTCTACGCCGGCGTGGAGCAGCGGATCACCGACGCCCTCGCCGCCACCCCGCAGGGCCGGATCATCGACACCCGCGCCGGCGGCATGCTGCTCGACGACTACCTCCTCACCCGCGCCATCGAGCTCGTCGTCCACACCGACGACCTGAACGCCGCCGTCCCCGCCCTCGACGTCCCGTACGACCGGCACGCCCTCGCCACCTGTGTACGGCTGCTCGCCGACACCCTCGCCGCGCGGGCGCCCGGCGGCTCGACGGAGGTGCGGATCCCGCCGTACGCCGTCGTGCAGTGCGTGGAGGGGCCCAGGCACACCCGGGGCACCCCGCCGAACGTCGTCGAGACCGATCCGCTGACCTGGATCCGGCTCGCGACCGGCCGTGTGGAGTGGGGCGCCGCGCTGGAGGAGGCCGAGGTCAGCGCGAGCGGCGAGCGGGCGGACCTGAGCGGGCTGCTGCCCCTGATGCGCTGA
- a CDS encoding META domain-containing protein, whose product MEPPTDPTRPTAMDKRLTLTALALLPLPLLAACGNESAGDSGSGNVGSAATKSSVTGVRWKVDSLTVGGKTEQAPDSAYLKIADNGEVDGNYGCNTFGSTAAFKADGIDFETARSTEMACGDAPMKFEKSFARALDTERFTAETTDDGKLTLTSGDGDTVELTEEKPAELYGTTWRIDSLVDHDVATSLPEAARGKAWFTLDKKAGTLSGSVGCNDISAKATVSEDEITLGNPRTTRKMCSDSLMAAERSLLELFKGTVEYRIDHRSITLTSENDAGVGAVADK is encoded by the coding sequence GTGGAACCACCCACGGACCCCACCCGTCCCACCGCCATGGACAAGCGACTGACCCTCACCGCCCTGGCCCTGCTTCCGCTCCCGCTGCTCGCGGCCTGCGGCAACGAGTCGGCCGGCGACTCCGGCAGCGGCAACGTCGGCTCGGCCGCCACGAAGTCCTCGGTCACCGGCGTCCGCTGGAAGGTCGACAGCCTGACCGTGGGCGGAAAGACCGAGCAGGCCCCCGACAGCGCCTATCTGAAGATCGCCGACAACGGCGAGGTCGACGGCAACTACGGCTGCAACACCTTCGGCTCCACCGCCGCCTTCAAGGCCGACGGCATCGACTTCGAGACCGCCCGGTCCACGGAGATGGCCTGCGGCGACGCCCCGATGAAGTTCGAGAAGAGCTTCGCCCGCGCCCTCGACACCGAGAGGTTCACGGCCGAGACGACCGACGACGGCAAGCTCACCCTCACCAGCGGCGACGGAGACACCGTCGAGCTGACCGAGGAGAAGCCCGCGGAGCTGTACGGCACCACGTGGCGGATCGACTCCCTCGTGGACCACGACGTCGCCACCTCGCTCCCCGAGGCCGCCCGGGGCAAGGCCTGGTTCACCCTCGACAAGAAGGCGGGCACCCTGAGCGGAAGCGTCGGCTGCAACGACATCTCCGCGAAGGCGACGGTGAGCGAGGACGAGATCACCCTCGGCAACCCGCGGACCACTCGTAAGATGTGCTCCGACTCACTCATGGCCGCCGAACGCAGCCTCCTGGAGCTCTTCAAGGGCACGGTGGAGTATCGGATCGATCACCGCAGTATCACGCTGACCAGCGAAAACGACGCGGGTGTCGGAGCCGTCGCCGACAAGTGA
- a CDS encoding histone-like nucleoid-structuring protein Lsr2, whose translation MAQRVVVTLSDDIDGSEAAETIAFGLDGKSYEIDLNEANAKKLRKALAPYMEAGRKRSKSGSVYKQTQVAPDPAAVRAWAQANKLEVPARGRIPKRVYEAFAEAQ comes from the coding sequence GTGGCGCAGCGTGTCGTGGTCACTCTCTCCGACGACATCGACGGCTCGGAAGCGGCGGAGACGATCGCCTTCGGACTCGACGGCAAGTCGTACGAGATCGACCTGAACGAAGCCAATGCCAAGAAACTGCGTAAGGCGCTCGCGCCCTACATGGAGGCCGGCCGCAAACGGTCGAAGTCGGGCAGTGTGTACAAGCAGACCCAGGTGGCCCCGGACCCGGCGGCCGTACGCGCCTGGGCCCAGGCCAACAAGCTGGAGGTCCCCGCACGCGGCCGGATCCCCAAGAGGGTCTACGAGGCGTTCGCCGAGGCACAGTAG
- the purF gene encoding amidophosphoribosyltransferase — translation MPRGDGRLNHDLLPGEKGPQDACGVFGVWAPGEEVAKLTYFGLYALQHRGQESAGIAVSNGSQILVFKDMGLVSQVFDETSLGSLQGHIAVGHARYSTTGASVWENAQPTFRATAHGSIALGHNGNLVNTAQLAEMVADLPKQEGRTPRVAATNDTDLLTALLAAQVDEDGKPLTIEEAAHTVLPQVRGAFSLVFMDEHTLYAARDPQGIRPLVLGRLERGWVVASESAALDICGAAYVREIEPGEFIAIDENGLRSSRFADAKPKGCVFEYVYLARPDTDIAGRNVYLSRVEMGRKLAKEAPVEADLVIATPESGTPAAIGYAEASGIPFGAGLVKNAYVGRTFIQPSQTIRQLGIRLKLNPLKEVIKGKRLVVVDDSIVRGNTQRALVRMLREAGAAEVHIRISSPPVKWPCFFGIDFATRAELIANGMTIDEIGTSLGADSLAYISIDGMIEATTIAKPNLCRACFDGEYPMELPDPELLGKQLLETELAAGPAATAAADAIRRP, via the coding sequence GTGCCACGTGGTGACGGACGACTCAACCACGACCTTCTCCCCGGCGAGAAAGGCCCCCAGGACGCTTGCGGCGTCTTCGGTGTCTGGGCTCCGGGTGAAGAGGTCGCGAAGCTCACTTACTTCGGGCTCTACGCCCTCCAGCATCGGGGCCAGGAATCCGCGGGTATCGCGGTCAGCAACGGCTCCCAGATCCTCGTCTTCAAGGACATGGGCCTCGTTTCCCAGGTCTTCGACGAGACCTCGCTCGGTTCCCTCCAGGGTCACATCGCGGTCGGTCACGCCCGCTACTCGACCACCGGCGCCTCCGTCTGGGAGAACGCCCAGCCCACGTTCCGTGCGACCGCGCACGGCTCCATCGCCCTCGGCCACAACGGCAACCTGGTCAACACGGCCCAGCTCGCCGAAATGGTCGCCGACCTGCCCAAGCAGGAGGGCCGTACGCCGCGTGTCGCGGCCACCAACGACACCGATCTGCTCACCGCGCTCCTCGCGGCCCAGGTCGACGAGGACGGCAAGCCGCTGACCATCGAGGAGGCCGCACACACGGTCCTCCCGCAGGTGCGCGGCGCCTTCTCCCTCGTCTTCATGGACGAGCACACCCTCTACGCCGCCCGCGACCCGCAGGGCATCCGTCCGCTGGTCCTCGGCCGGCTGGAGCGCGGCTGGGTCGTCGCCTCCGAGTCCGCCGCCCTCGACATCTGCGGTGCCGCCTACGTCCGGGAGATAGAGCCGGGCGAGTTCATCGCCATCGACGAGAACGGTCTGCGCAGCTCCCGATTCGCGGACGCGAAGCCCAAGGGCTGTGTCTTCGAGTATGTGTACCTGGCCCGCCCGGACACCGACATCGCCGGTCGGAACGTGTACCTCTCCCGCGTGGAGATGGGTCGCAAGCTGGCCAAGGAAGCCCCTGTCGAGGCCGACCTGGTCATAGCGACCCCGGAATCCGGCACCCCGGCCGCCATCGGCTACGCGGAGGCCTCGGGCATCCCGTTCGGTGCGGGTCTGGTGAAGAACGCGTACGTCGGACGTACGTTCATCCAGCCCTCCCAGACGATCCGCCAGCTCGGTATCCGGCTGAAGCTGAACCCGCTCAAGGAAGTCATCAAGGGCAAGCGTCTGGTGGTCGTCGACGACTCGATCGTCCGCGGCAACACCCAGCGCGCGCTGGTCCGGATGCTCCGCGAGGCGGGCGCCGCCGAGGTCCACATCCGGATCTCGTCCCCGCCCGTGAAGTGGCCCTGCTTCTTCGGCATCGACTTCGCCACCCGCGCCGAGCTCATCGCCAACGGCATGACGATCGACGAGATCGGCACCTCGCTGGGCGCCGACTCCCTGGCGTACATCTCCATCGACGGCATGATCGAGGCGACCACCATCGCCAAGCCGAACCTCTGCCGGGCCTGCTTCGACGGCGAGTACCCGATGGAGCTGCCGGACCCCGAGCTGCTCGGCAAGCAGCTCCTGGAGACCGAGCTGGCAGCAGGGCCCGCCGCCACGGCCGCGGCCGACGCGATCCGTCGCCCGTAA
- the purQ gene encoding phosphoribosylformylglycinamidine synthase subunit PurQ, with the protein MTARIGVVTFPGSLDDRDTQRAIRLAGAEPVALWHKDKDLHQVDAVVLCGGFSYGDYLRAGAIARFSPVMETLIEQAKAGLPVLGICNGFQILTEAHLLPGGMLGNDHLHFICRDQKLRVENADTAWTTDYTAGQEIHIPLKNMDGRYVADQYTLDKLEAEGRVAFRYLDFNPNGSLNDIAGISNEAGNVVGLMPHPEHAVEPLIGTGRTDGLPFFTSILKKLVNA; encoded by the coding sequence GTGACCGCACGTATTGGCGTCGTCACTTTTCCCGGCAGCCTCGACGACCGGGACACGCAGCGTGCGATCAGGCTCGCCGGTGCCGAACCCGTCGCTCTCTGGCACAAGGACAAGGACCTCCACCAGGTCGACGCCGTGGTGCTGTGCGGCGGGTTTTCCTACGGTGACTATCTGCGCGCCGGTGCCATCGCGCGCTTCTCGCCGGTGATGGAGACGCTCATCGAGCAGGCGAAGGCGGGACTGCCGGTCCTCGGTATCTGCAACGGCTTCCAGATCCTCACCGAGGCCCACCTCCTCCCGGGCGGGATGCTCGGCAACGATCACCTCCACTTCATCTGCCGCGACCAGAAGCTGCGGGTGGAGAACGCGGACACCGCCTGGACGACCGACTACACGGCCGGCCAGGAGATCCACATCCCGCTGAAGAACATGGACGGCCGCTATGTGGCCGACCAGTACACGCTGGACAAGCTGGAGGCCGAGGGCCGGGTCGCGTTCCGCTACCTGGACTTCAACCCCAACGGCTCGCTCAACGACATCGCCGGCATCTCCAACGAGGCCGGGAACGTCGTGGGCCTCATGCCGCACCCGGAGCACGCCGTGGAGCCGCTGATCGGCACCGGCCGCACCGACGGCCTCCCCTTCTTCACCTCGATCCTCAAGAAGCTGGTCAACGCATGA
- a CDS encoding ABC transporter permease — MSATTGTTGTATGASAEPVVTVGTTTLRGRMTALARAELTLLGRSRATLFTALFIPLLLPLSVRSATDQMDLAEVGLSVGMVILPAAIGFSLLFAIYTALSNIYVVRREELVLKRLRTGELRDPEILVGAALPAVGIGVAQCLLLAIGCTILLDIGAPAAPHLAVLGVLLGVALCVALAAVTASLSRTAESAQVTSLPLMFVSLLGSGITVPLEVLPDRVASLCELLPLSPVITLVRGGWTGDLSVYDALGAVATALAWTVLAVFAVRRWFRWEPRR; from the coding sequence ATGAGCGCGACCACAGGCACCACGGGCACGGCGACGGGCGCGAGCGCGGAACCCGTCGTCACGGTCGGGACCACGACCCTCAGGGGCCGGATGACCGCGCTCGCCCGCGCCGAGCTGACGCTGCTGGGGCGCAGCCGGGCCACACTGTTCACGGCGTTGTTCATCCCGCTGCTGCTGCCGCTCAGCGTCCGGTCGGCGACGGACCAGATGGACCTGGCGGAGGTGGGGCTGAGCGTCGGGATGGTCATCCTCCCCGCCGCCATCGGCTTCTCCCTGCTCTTCGCGATCTACACCGCCCTCAGCAACATCTACGTCGTGCGGCGCGAGGAACTCGTCCTCAAGCGGCTGCGGACCGGTGAACTGCGTGATCCGGAGATCCTGGTCGGGGCGGCGCTGCCCGCCGTCGGCATCGGCGTCGCGCAGTGCCTGCTGCTCGCGATCGGCTGCACGATCCTGCTCGACATCGGAGCGCCGGCCGCGCCCCACCTGGCCGTACTGGGTGTGCTGCTCGGCGTCGCCCTGTGCGTGGCACTGGCCGCGGTCACCGCGAGCCTCAGCCGTACCGCCGAGAGCGCACAGGTCACCAGCCTGCCGCTGATGTTCGTCTCCCTGCTGGGATCGGGCATCACCGTGCCGCTCGAAGTGCTGCCCGACCGGGTGGCGTCCCTCTGCGAACTGCTGCCGCTCAGCCCCGTCATCACACTCGTGCGCGGCGGCTGGACCGGCGACCTGTCCGTGTACGACGCCCTGGGTGCCGTCGCCACCGCGCTGGCCTGGACCGTGCTCGCGGTGTTTGCTGTACGGCGGTGGTTCCGCTGGGAACCGCGCCGATGA
- the purL gene encoding phosphoribosylformylglycinamidine synthase subunit PurL produces MSRTPLDTVEHAAATPDVELPWAELGLKKDEYERVVEILGRRPTGAELAMYSVMWSEHCSYKSSKVHLRQFGEKAPQSDALLVGIGENAGVVDVGQGYAVTFKVESHNHPSYVEPYQGAATGVGGIVRDIIAMGARPVAVVDPLRFGAADHPDTKRVLPGVVAGIGGYGNCLGLPNIGGEVVFDACYQGNPLVNAGAIGVMRHEDIHLAKASGAGNKVILYGARTGGDGIGGASILASETFDDAKPSKRPAVQVGDPFQEKLLIECTLEAFKEKLVVGIQDLGAAGLSCATSELASNGSGGMRVTLDDVPLRDSTLSPEEILMSESQERMCAVVEPEKVDRFLEICDKWDVIATVIGEVTDGDRLEIFWHGGKIVDVDPRTVAHDGPVYERPYARPEWQDALQADDANKLARPATSEELREQVLKLVASPNQASKSWITSQYDHFVQGNTVLAQPEDSGMIRVDEESGLGVAIATDGNGRYAKLDPYHGAQLALAEAYRNVATTGAKPLAVSDCLNFGSPEDPAVMWQFAEAVRGLADACQQLGTPVTGGNVSLYNQTGEVAIHPTPVVAVLGVIDDVARRTPVAFQEEGQLLYLLGDTREEFGGSAWSQVVHDHLGGLPPQVDLERERLLAEILISASRDGMIDSAHDLSDGGLIQAVVESALLGGKGARLIVPDGLDAFTFLLSESAGRAVVAVPRSEEVRFNDMCGARGLPVTRIGVVDGDVVEIQGEFTLTLEELRTAHEGTIPALLA; encoded by the coding sequence ATGAGCCGGACGCCTCTGGACACGGTCGAGCACGCGGCCGCGACCCCCGACGTCGAGCTGCCCTGGGCCGAGCTGGGCCTGAAGAAGGACGAGTACGAGCGGGTCGTCGAGATCCTCGGCCGCCGGCCCACCGGCGCCGAGCTCGCCATGTACTCCGTCATGTGGTCCGAGCACTGCTCGTACAAGTCGTCGAAGGTGCACCTGCGCCAGTTCGGCGAGAAGGCCCCCCAGTCCGACGCCCTCCTCGTCGGCATCGGCGAGAACGCGGGCGTGGTCGACGTCGGCCAGGGCTACGCGGTCACCTTCAAGGTCGAGTCGCACAACCACCCGTCGTACGTCGAGCCCTACCAGGGCGCGGCCACGGGTGTCGGCGGCATCGTCCGCGACATCATCGCGATGGGCGCCCGCCCGGTCGCGGTCGTGGACCCCCTGCGGTTCGGCGCGGCCGACCACCCCGACACCAAGCGCGTCCTGCCGGGCGTCGTCGCGGGCATCGGCGGCTACGGCAACTGCCTGGGCCTGCCGAACATCGGTGGCGAGGTCGTCTTCGACGCCTGCTACCAGGGCAACCCGCTGGTCAACGCCGGCGCCATCGGCGTCATGCGGCACGAGGACATCCACCTCGCCAAGGCCTCCGGCGCCGGCAACAAGGTCATCCTCTACGGGGCCCGCACCGGCGGCGACGGCATCGGCGGCGCCTCCATCCTGGCCTCCGAGACCTTCGACGACGCCAAGCCCTCGAAGCGCCCGGCCGTGCAGGTCGGCGACCCTTTCCAGGAGAAGCTCCTCATCGAGTGCACCCTGGAGGCCTTCAAGGAGAAGCTGGTCGTCGGCATCCAGGACCTCGGCGCGGCCGGTCTGTCCTGTGCCACGTCCGAGCTGGCCTCGAACGGCTCCGGCGGCATGCGCGTGACGCTGGACGACGTACCGCTGCGCGACTCGACCCTCTCGCCCGAGGAAATCCTCATGAGCGAGTCGCAGGAACGCATGTGCGCGGTCGTGGAGCCGGAGAAGGTCGACCGGTTCCTGGAGATCTGCGACAAGTGGGATGTCATCGCCACGGTGATCGGTGAGGTCACGGACGGCGACCGTCTCGAAATCTTCTGGCACGGCGGCAAGATCGTCGACGTCGACCCGCGCACGGTCGCGCACGACGGCCCGGTCTACGAGCGCCCGTACGCCCGCCCCGAGTGGCAGGACGCGCTGCAGGCGGACGACGCGAACAAGCTGGCGCGCCCGGCGACGAGCGAGGAGCTGCGTGAGCAGGTCCTGAAGCTGGTCGCCTCCCCGAACCAGGCCTCCAAGTCCTGGATCACCAGCCAGTACGACCACTTCGTGCAGGGCAACACGGTGCTGGCCCAGCCGGAGGACTCCGGCATGATCCGCGTCGACGAGGAGAGCGGCCTGGGTGTCGCCATCGCGACCGACGGCAACGGCCGCTACGCCAAGCTGGACCCGTACCACGGCGCCCAGCTGGCCCTGGCGGAGGCGTACCGCAACGTCGCCACCACCGGTGCCAAGCCGCTCGCCGTCTCCGACTGCCTGAACTTCGGCTCGCCGGAGGACCCGGCGGTCATGTGGCAGTTCGCCGAGGCCGTACGCGGTCTGGCGGACGCCTGCCAGCAGCTGGGCACCCCGGTGACCGGCGGCAACGTCTCCCTCTACAACCAGACGGGCGAGGTGGCCATCCACCCCACCCCGGTCGTCGCGGTCCTCGGCGTCATCGACGACGTGGCCCGGCGCACGCCGGTCGCCTTCCAGGAGGAGGGCCAGCTGCTCTACCTGCTCGGCGACACCCGTGAGGAGTTCGGCGGCTCGGCCTGGTCCCAGGTCGTCCACGACCACCTCGGCGGACTGCCCCCGCAGGTCGACCTGGAACGCGAGCGCCTGCTCGCCGAGATCCTGATCTCCGCCTCCCGCGACGGCATGATCGACTCCGCGCACGACCTCTCCGACGGCGGCCTGATCCAGGCGGTCGTGGAGTCGGCGCTGCTCGGTGGCAAGGGCGCGCGCCTGATCGTCCCCGACGGTCTGGACGCGTTCACCTTCCTCCTCTCGGAGTCGGCCGGCCGCGCCGTCGTGGCCGTCCCCCGCTCCGAGGAGGTCCGCTTCAACGACATGTGCGGCGCCCGGGGGCTCCCGGTCACGCGCATCGGTGTCGTGGACGGCGACGTGGTCGAGATCCAGGGCGAGTTCACCCTCACCCTGGAGGAACTGCGCACGGCCCACGAGGGCACGATCCCGGCGCTGCTGGCGTAG